In a single window of the Nicotiana tomentosiformis chromosome 10, ASM39032v3, whole genome shotgun sequence genome:
- the LOC138899872 gene encoding uncharacterized protein → MGKISQDLITHPKGALPSDTVVNPKGGNNKGHALAIIRRSGRGRNAPTSNERRHVDDAQVIQEEEIPTNDVQASDEVQIDIDDSVEETQEEMNPSREHIIDISEPVVQKAKAHFPKPPPPYSQRLAKKNYENQFKKFIQILKSLSINVSLVEALEHMPGYAKFMKDLVTKKRSMNFETIKVTHQVSAVVHLMAPKW, encoded by the coding sequence atggggaaaatctctcaagatCTTATTACTCATCCTAAGGGTGctctaccaagtgacacggtggtaaacccaaagggtggtaacaacaAGGGACATGCTTTGGCGATTATCAGAAGAAGTGGAAGAGGaaggaatgcacccacctcaaatgAAAGGCGACATGTGGATGATGCCCAAGTGATACAAGAGGAGGAAATCCCAACCAATGATGTTCAAGCAAGTGATGAGGTTCAGATTgacattgatgatagtgtggaggagacccaagaggagatgaacccgtctagggagcacatcATTGACATATcagagccggtagtgcaaaaggctaaggcacattttcctaagcctccacctccctattctcaaagacttgccaagaaaaattatgagaatcaattcaagaagttcattcaaatttTGAAAAGTCTCTCTATTAATGTGTCATTGGTAGAAGCTTTGGAACACATGCCCGgttatgccaagtttatgaaagatcttgtgaccaagaagaggtcgatgaattttgaaactatcaaagtcactcatcaagttaGTGCAGTTGTCCATTTGATGGCTCCTAAGTGGTAA
- the LOC138899873 gene encoding uncharacterized protein, with product MSNRPQQGTRAMIPAQAAPPPLQPARGGGQVARSGGQIIKGRGQPVRERLRDRGQSGGAQPRFYAFPIRLEAELSDAVIIGIVPVCHRDSSVLFDPDSTYSYVSSYFSSYLDLSRDSLSAPIYVSTFIGDSIVVDRVYRACLVIIGSYETRVDLLLLDMVDFDVILGMD from the coding sequence ATGAGCAACAGACCACAGCAGGGTACTCGTGCCATGATTCCGGCACAGGCTGCTCCACCGCCCctacagccagctagaggcgggggtcaggtagctagaAGTGGAGGCCAGATCATtaaaggtagaggccagccagttagagagCGTCTGAGAGACagaggtcagagtggtggggcccaaccccgttTCTATGCGTTCCCAATCAGGCTTGAGGCAGAGTTGTCGGATGCggtcatcataggtattgttccagtttgccatagagattcctcagttttatttgatccagactccacttattcatatgtctcatcatatttttcttcatatctggatctgtctcgtgattctttaagTGCTCCTATTTACGTGTCTACGTTTATCGGTGATTCTATTGTAGTAGACCGGGTATATCGTGCTTGTTTGGTCATTATcgggagctatgagactagagtagaccttctacttcttgatatggtggattttgacgtgatattaggtatggattag